Proteins encoded in a region of the Ziziphus jujuba cultivar Dongzao chromosome 3, ASM3175591v1 genome:
- the LOC107422814 gene encoding probable inactive histone-lysine N-methyltransferase SUVR2 isoform X2 codes for MAPNKKIVVADACRAMEQYGIPKIKTKAVMRELLKLYGTSWELIVQEGYKVLIDALFDKQEEEERGKYNKTIAYVGENSKAAKSKDKEVPHDKPEVELPSKRLRTRSQIKQALSQEEFAKSNLAKIGSEQKDQNVADFDSDTELEDPAPLVRTKCSRNQDELALVPMDNPVSLVVGEDELSWTYCMAEATQPPVSDEQSHSEPEVHLSTDRYRIKQDFLQEGYSKSCLPITASKSEHHNVVHLHSDSDSKVEDPEPLLRRKRSRHQNERALVSVDNPVLVDLGKGELSQNCCSEEVAEVTQPHVSDKKSPSTSDSHLAQQYLRKEGMTQSSPVEKTELSQTYPRSASPQCEEKNSKILEADCRDNTCNSDGGNDLTPATDVLDLYHNNSLDMLGGERFVDNQLKNEVPLAVIISDGSVGEVSQVEADDLKFLKTKSLDVEDRAELLDKDKVGSDPDCSKFNIASSPNGEVKIAFLCNSSQQSAFHVTSDAVLQVAEKRFIEAYRIGEPSFSLKKLMIELCECFLAMGNDSTHDELSVSKNLRPFQKSGADDILLRKDNFQGNHCILSCIPSEPFKFQNLIKVLPEIPKPMTSSGLEGLHCVSHSMVKDIENVCHRNEKRLKLLIDLDSIQLCNVEAVQDYHIYVDDIARGEERVKVTLENERNADNVPSFLYISRNMVYDKACVNFALDSISNEDCCICCSGDCLTSPIPCACARKTGGGFAYTPGGLLKEKFLEECISVNQELKGHDCYGNKCKAESSRNIKRSVASKGHPRRKFIKECWSKCECSKNCGNRVVQRGMTVNLQVYWTPEGKGWGLRTLEHLPRGAFVCEYVGEIVTDVELQQRYMQSVGIEKPVYHVLLDAGYGSEGVRKDEESLCLDATYYGNVARFINHRCSDASLIEIPVEVETPDRSYYHVALFTTRKVNAREELTWDYGIDFEHHNRSMRAFRCFCGSSYCRNPN; via the exons ATggcaccaaataaaaaaattgtagttGCAGATGCATGCCGTGCAATGGAGCAGTATggcattcccaaaattaaaacaaaggCAGTTATGAGGGAACTTTTAAAATTGTATGGCACTAGTTGGGAGCTCATTGTTCAAGAGGGGTATAAAGTCCTAATTGATGCTCTATTTGacaagcaagaagaggaagag AGAGGGAAATATAACAAGACAATTGCTTATGTGGGGGAGAACTCAAAg GCTGCAAAATCTAAGGACAAAGAAGTTCCACATGACAAACCTGAAGTTGAACTTCCATCAAAAAGATTGCGCACAAGAAGCCAGATTAAACAGGCCTTGTCACAAGAGGAGTTCGCCAAATCTAATTTGGCAAAAATTGGGTCAGAGCAGAAAGATCAGAATGTTGCTGATTTTGATTCGGATACTGAACTTGAAGATCCTGCACCTTTAGTGAGGACAAAGTGCTCAAGAAACCAAGATGAACTGGCTTTGGTGCCAATGGATAACCCAGTTTCTCTAGTTGTGGGTGAGGATGAGCTGTCTTGGACTTATTGCATGGCTGAAGCAACTCAGCCACCTGTTTCGGATGAACAGAGTCACTCAGAGCCTGAAGTCCACCTTTCAACAGACAGATACCGGATTAAACAGGATTTTTTACAAGAGGGGTACTCCAAATCTTGTTTGCCAATAACTGCATCAAAGTCAGAACATCATAATGTTGTTCATTTGCATTCAGATTCAGATTCTAAAGTTGAAGACCCCGAACCTCTATTAAGGAGAAAACGCTCAAGACACCAAAATGAGCGGGCTTTGGTATCTGTGGATAACCCAGTTCTTGTAGATTTGGGCAAGGGTGAACTGTCTCAGAATTGTTGTAGTGAGGAAGTAGCTGAGGTGACTCAGCCACATGTTTCAGATAAGAAAAGTCCCTCAACATCTGATTCACATTTAGCACAGCAATACTTAAGAAAGGAAGGCATGACACAAAGTTCACCTGTGGAAAAAACTGAGCTATCTCAAACTTATCCTAGGTCTGCATCACCTCAATGTGAAGAAAAGAATTCAAAGATACTTGAAGCTGATTGTAGAGACAATACATGCAATTCTGATGGAGGAAATGATCTTACTCCTGCTACTGATGTGCTTGATCTGTATCATAACAACTCTTTAGATATGCTAGGAGGTGAGCGATTTGTTGATAACCAGCTGAAGAATGAGGTTCCCCTTGCTGTGATCATTTCAG ATGGTTCTGTGGGTGAAGTTTCCCAAGTTGAAGCAGATGACTTGAAATTCCTCAAAACAAAATCCTTAGACGTGGAAGATAGAG CAGAGTTATTGGACAAGGATAAAGTTGGTAGCGATCCAGATTGTTCAAAGTTTAATATTGCTTCATCTCCAAATGGAGAGGTCAAAATTGCTTTTCTTTGCAACTCTTCCCAACAGTCTGCATTCCATGTTACAAGCGATGCAGTTTTACAAGTGGCAGAAAAGAGATTTATTGAAGCATATAGGATTGGTGAACCCAGCTTCTCTCTGAAAAAGCTGATGATAGAATTGTGCGAATGCTTTTTGGCAATGGGCAATGATTCCACTCATGATGAGCTTTCAGTGTCCAAGAATTTGCGGCCCTTTCAAAAATCTGGCGCAGATGACATCCTTCTCAGAAAAGATAACTTTCAAGGAAATCATTGCATTCTTTCGTGTATTCCAAGTGAgccatttaaatttcaaaatcttattAAGGTTTTACCAGAAATTCCTAAACCTATGACCTCTAGTGGATTAGAAGGTCTTCACTGTGTAAGTCATTCTATGGTTAAGGATATTGAGAACGTTTGTCATAGAAATGAAAAGAGATTAAAGTTGCTCATAGACCTTGACTCTATACAATTATGCAACGTTGAGGCAGTTCAGGACTACCAcatttatgttgatgacattgCTAGAGGTGAAGAAAGAGTAAAAGTTACACTGGAGAATGAAAGAAATGCTGATAATGTGCCATCCTTTTTGTACATTTCACGGAATATGGTTTATGATAAAGCTTGCGTAAATTTTGCACTTGATTCGATATCTAATGAAGATTGTTGCATATGTTGTTCTGGGGATTGTCTAACATCACCTATTCCATGTGCATGTGCTCGAAAAACGGGGGGTGGGTTTGCGTATACTCCAGGAGGATTACTGAAGGAGAAGTTTCTGGAAGAATGTATATCTGTGAATCAGGAACTAAAAGGGCATGATTGCTATGGGAATAAATGCAAGGCGGAATCTTCTAGAAACATAAAAAGATCAGTTGCAAGCAAGGGTCATCCGAggagaaaatttattaaagagTGCTGGTCTAAATGTGAGTGCAGTAAGAATTGTGGAAACCGTGTTGTTCAGCGAGGCATGACTGTGAATCTGCAG GTCTATTGGACACCTGAGGGGAAAGGTTGGGGTCTTCGGACTCTAGAGCACTTGCCAAGAGGAGCTTTTGTGTGTGAGTATGTTGGGGAAATTGTAACCGATGTAGAATTACAACAGCGATATATGCAAAGTGTGGGTATTGAGAAGCCTGTGTATCATGTTCTACTTGATGCCGGCTATGGCTCAGAGGGTGTGCGGAAGGATGAAGAGTCCCTTTGCTTGGATGCTACATATTATGGAAATGTTGCAAGATTCATTAATCACAG ATGTTCTGATGCTTCATTGATTGAGATCCCGGTTGAAGTGGAGACCCCAGATCGTAGCTACTATCAT GTTGCTCTTTTCACAACAAGAAAGGTGAATGCTAGGGAAGAACTGACATGG GACTATGGCATTGATTTTGAACACCACAATCGTTCCATGAGAGCTTTCCGATGCTTCTGTGGAAGCTCATATTGTCGTAACCCCAATTGA
- the LOC107422814 gene encoding probable inactive histone-lysine N-methyltransferase SUVR2 isoform X1, which produces MAPNKKIVVADACRAMEQYGIPKIKTKAVMRELLKLYGTSWELIVQEGYKVLIDALFDKQEEEERGKYNKTIAYVGENSKAAKSKDKEVPHDKPEVELPSKRLRTRSQIKQALSQEEFAKSNLAKIGSEQKDQNVADFDSDTELEDPAPLVRTKCSRNQDELALVPMDNPVSLVVGEDELSWTYCMAEATQPPVSDEQSHSEPEVHLSTDRYRIKQDFLQEGYSKSCLPITASKSEHHNVVHLHSDSDSKVEDPEPLLRRKRSRHQNERALVSVDNPVLVDLGKGELSQNCCSEEVAEVTQPHVSDKKSPSTSDSHLAQQYLRKEGMTQSSPVEKTELSQTYPRSASPQCEEKNSKILEADCRDNTCNSDGGNDLTPATDVLDLYHNNSLDMLGGERFVDNQLKNEVPLAVIISDGSVGEVSQVEADDLKFLKTKSLDVEDRDGLKILESAELLDKDKVGSDPDCSKFNIASSPNGEVKIAFLCNSSQQSAFHVTSDAVLQVAEKRFIEAYRIGEPSFSLKKLMIELCECFLAMGNDSTHDELSVSKNLRPFQKSGADDILLRKDNFQGNHCILSCIPSEPFKFQNLIKVLPEIPKPMTSSGLEGLHCVSHSMVKDIENVCHRNEKRLKLLIDLDSIQLCNVEAVQDYHIYVDDIARGEERVKVTLENERNADNVPSFLYISRNMVYDKACVNFALDSISNEDCCICCSGDCLTSPIPCACARKTGGGFAYTPGGLLKEKFLEECISVNQELKGHDCYGNKCKAESSRNIKRSVASKGHPRRKFIKECWSKCECSKNCGNRVVQRGMTVNLQVYWTPEGKGWGLRTLEHLPRGAFVCEYVGEIVTDVELQQRYMQSVGIEKPVYHVLLDAGYGSEGVRKDEESLCLDATYYGNVARFINHRCSDASLIEIPVEVETPDRSYYHVALFTTRKVNAREELTWDYGIDFEHHNRSMRAFRCFCGSSYCRNPN; this is translated from the exons ATggcaccaaataaaaaaattgtagttGCAGATGCATGCCGTGCAATGGAGCAGTATggcattcccaaaattaaaacaaaggCAGTTATGAGGGAACTTTTAAAATTGTATGGCACTAGTTGGGAGCTCATTGTTCAAGAGGGGTATAAAGTCCTAATTGATGCTCTATTTGacaagcaagaagaggaagag AGAGGGAAATATAACAAGACAATTGCTTATGTGGGGGAGAACTCAAAg GCTGCAAAATCTAAGGACAAAGAAGTTCCACATGACAAACCTGAAGTTGAACTTCCATCAAAAAGATTGCGCACAAGAAGCCAGATTAAACAGGCCTTGTCACAAGAGGAGTTCGCCAAATCTAATTTGGCAAAAATTGGGTCAGAGCAGAAAGATCAGAATGTTGCTGATTTTGATTCGGATACTGAACTTGAAGATCCTGCACCTTTAGTGAGGACAAAGTGCTCAAGAAACCAAGATGAACTGGCTTTGGTGCCAATGGATAACCCAGTTTCTCTAGTTGTGGGTGAGGATGAGCTGTCTTGGACTTATTGCATGGCTGAAGCAACTCAGCCACCTGTTTCGGATGAACAGAGTCACTCAGAGCCTGAAGTCCACCTTTCAACAGACAGATACCGGATTAAACAGGATTTTTTACAAGAGGGGTACTCCAAATCTTGTTTGCCAATAACTGCATCAAAGTCAGAACATCATAATGTTGTTCATTTGCATTCAGATTCAGATTCTAAAGTTGAAGACCCCGAACCTCTATTAAGGAGAAAACGCTCAAGACACCAAAATGAGCGGGCTTTGGTATCTGTGGATAACCCAGTTCTTGTAGATTTGGGCAAGGGTGAACTGTCTCAGAATTGTTGTAGTGAGGAAGTAGCTGAGGTGACTCAGCCACATGTTTCAGATAAGAAAAGTCCCTCAACATCTGATTCACATTTAGCACAGCAATACTTAAGAAAGGAAGGCATGACACAAAGTTCACCTGTGGAAAAAACTGAGCTATCTCAAACTTATCCTAGGTCTGCATCACCTCAATGTGAAGAAAAGAATTCAAAGATACTTGAAGCTGATTGTAGAGACAATACATGCAATTCTGATGGAGGAAATGATCTTACTCCTGCTACTGATGTGCTTGATCTGTATCATAACAACTCTTTAGATATGCTAGGAGGTGAGCGATTTGTTGATAACCAGCTGAAGAATGAGGTTCCCCTTGCTGTGATCATTTCAG ATGGTTCTGTGGGTGAAGTTTCCCAAGTTGAAGCAGATGACTTGAAATTCCTCAAAACAAAATCCTTAGACGTGGAAGATAGAG ATGGCTTGAAAATCCTGGAATCAGCAGAGTTATTGGACAAGGATAAAGTTGGTAGCGATCCAGATTGTTCAAAGTTTAATATTGCTTCATCTCCAAATGGAGAGGTCAAAATTGCTTTTCTTTGCAACTCTTCCCAACAGTCTGCATTCCATGTTACAAGCGATGCAGTTTTACAAGTGGCAGAAAAGAGATTTATTGAAGCATATAGGATTGGTGAACCCAGCTTCTCTCTGAAAAAGCTGATGATAGAATTGTGCGAATGCTTTTTGGCAATGGGCAATGATTCCACTCATGATGAGCTTTCAGTGTCCAAGAATTTGCGGCCCTTTCAAAAATCTGGCGCAGATGACATCCTTCTCAGAAAAGATAACTTTCAAGGAAATCATTGCATTCTTTCGTGTATTCCAAGTGAgccatttaaatttcaaaatcttattAAGGTTTTACCAGAAATTCCTAAACCTATGACCTCTAGTGGATTAGAAGGTCTTCACTGTGTAAGTCATTCTATGGTTAAGGATATTGAGAACGTTTGTCATAGAAATGAAAAGAGATTAAAGTTGCTCATAGACCTTGACTCTATACAATTATGCAACGTTGAGGCAGTTCAGGACTACCAcatttatgttgatgacattgCTAGAGGTGAAGAAAGAGTAAAAGTTACACTGGAGAATGAAAGAAATGCTGATAATGTGCCATCCTTTTTGTACATTTCACGGAATATGGTTTATGATAAAGCTTGCGTAAATTTTGCACTTGATTCGATATCTAATGAAGATTGTTGCATATGTTGTTCTGGGGATTGTCTAACATCACCTATTCCATGTGCATGTGCTCGAAAAACGGGGGGTGGGTTTGCGTATACTCCAGGAGGATTACTGAAGGAGAAGTTTCTGGAAGAATGTATATCTGTGAATCAGGAACTAAAAGGGCATGATTGCTATGGGAATAAATGCAAGGCGGAATCTTCTAGAAACATAAAAAGATCAGTTGCAAGCAAGGGTCATCCGAggagaaaatttattaaagagTGCTGGTCTAAATGTGAGTGCAGTAAGAATTGTGGAAACCGTGTTGTTCAGCGAGGCATGACTGTGAATCTGCAG GTCTATTGGACACCTGAGGGGAAAGGTTGGGGTCTTCGGACTCTAGAGCACTTGCCAAGAGGAGCTTTTGTGTGTGAGTATGTTGGGGAAATTGTAACCGATGTAGAATTACAACAGCGATATATGCAAAGTGTGGGTATTGAGAAGCCTGTGTATCATGTTCTACTTGATGCCGGCTATGGCTCAGAGGGTGTGCGGAAGGATGAAGAGTCCCTTTGCTTGGATGCTACATATTATGGAAATGTTGCAAGATTCATTAATCACAG ATGTTCTGATGCTTCATTGATTGAGATCCCGGTTGAAGTGGAGACCCCAGATCGTAGCTACTATCAT GTTGCTCTTTTCACAACAAGAAAGGTGAATGCTAGGGAAGAACTGACATGG GACTATGGCATTGATTTTGAACACCACAATCGTTCCATGAGAGCTTTCCGATGCTTCTGTGGAAGCTCATATTGTCGTAACCCCAATTGA
- the LOC107422814 gene encoding uncharacterized protein LOC107422814 isoform X4 codes for MAPNKKIVVADACRAMEQYGIPKIKTKAVMRELLKLYGTSWELIVQEGYKVLIDALFDKQEEEERGKYNKTIAYVGENSKAAKSKDKEVPHDKPEVELPSKRLRTRSQIKQALSQEEFAKSNLAKIGSEQKDQNVADFDSDTELEDPAPLVRTKCSRNQDELALVPMDNPVSLVVGEDELSWTYCMAEATQPPVSDEQSHSEPEVHLSTDRYRIKQDFLQEGYSKSCLPITASKSEHHNVVHLHSDSDSKVEDPEPLLRRKRSRHQNERALVSVDNPVLVDLGKGELSQNCCSEEVAEVTQPHVSDKKSPSTSDSHLAQQYLRKEGMTQSSPVEKTELSQTYPRSASPQCEEKNSKILEADCRDNTCNSDGGNDLTPATDVLDLYHNNSLDMLGGERFVDNQLKNEVPLAVIISDGSVGEVSQVEADDLKFLKTKSLDVEDRDGLKILESAELLDKDKVGSDPDCSKFNIASSPNGEVKIAFLCNSSQQSAFHVTSDAVLQVAEKRFIEAYRIGEPSFSLKKLMIELCECFLAMGNDSTHDELSVSKNLRPFQKSGADDILLRKDNFQGNHCILSCIPRGLLKEKFLEECISVNQELKGHDCYGNKCKAESSRNIKRSVASKGHPRRKFIKECWSKCECSKNCGNRVVQRGMTVNLQVYWTPEGKGWGLRTLEHLPRGAFVCEYVGEIVTDVELQQRYMQSVGIEKPVYHVLLDAGYGSEGVRKDEESLCLDATYYGNVARFINHRCSDASLIEIPVEVETPDRSYYHVALFTTRKVNAREELTWDYGIDFEHHNRSMRAFRCFCGSSYCRNPN; via the exons ATggcaccaaataaaaaaattgtagttGCAGATGCATGCCGTGCAATGGAGCAGTATggcattcccaaaattaaaacaaaggCAGTTATGAGGGAACTTTTAAAATTGTATGGCACTAGTTGGGAGCTCATTGTTCAAGAGGGGTATAAAGTCCTAATTGATGCTCTATTTGacaagcaagaagaggaagag AGAGGGAAATATAACAAGACAATTGCTTATGTGGGGGAGAACTCAAAg GCTGCAAAATCTAAGGACAAAGAAGTTCCACATGACAAACCTGAAGTTGAACTTCCATCAAAAAGATTGCGCACAAGAAGCCAGATTAAACAGGCCTTGTCACAAGAGGAGTTCGCCAAATCTAATTTGGCAAAAATTGGGTCAGAGCAGAAAGATCAGAATGTTGCTGATTTTGATTCGGATACTGAACTTGAAGATCCTGCACCTTTAGTGAGGACAAAGTGCTCAAGAAACCAAGATGAACTGGCTTTGGTGCCAATGGATAACCCAGTTTCTCTAGTTGTGGGTGAGGATGAGCTGTCTTGGACTTATTGCATGGCTGAAGCAACTCAGCCACCTGTTTCGGATGAACAGAGTCACTCAGAGCCTGAAGTCCACCTTTCAACAGACAGATACCGGATTAAACAGGATTTTTTACAAGAGGGGTACTCCAAATCTTGTTTGCCAATAACTGCATCAAAGTCAGAACATCATAATGTTGTTCATTTGCATTCAGATTCAGATTCTAAAGTTGAAGACCCCGAACCTCTATTAAGGAGAAAACGCTCAAGACACCAAAATGAGCGGGCTTTGGTATCTGTGGATAACCCAGTTCTTGTAGATTTGGGCAAGGGTGAACTGTCTCAGAATTGTTGTAGTGAGGAAGTAGCTGAGGTGACTCAGCCACATGTTTCAGATAAGAAAAGTCCCTCAACATCTGATTCACATTTAGCACAGCAATACTTAAGAAAGGAAGGCATGACACAAAGTTCACCTGTGGAAAAAACTGAGCTATCTCAAACTTATCCTAGGTCTGCATCACCTCAATGTGAAGAAAAGAATTCAAAGATACTTGAAGCTGATTGTAGAGACAATACATGCAATTCTGATGGAGGAAATGATCTTACTCCTGCTACTGATGTGCTTGATCTGTATCATAACAACTCTTTAGATATGCTAGGAGGTGAGCGATTTGTTGATAACCAGCTGAAGAATGAGGTTCCCCTTGCTGTGATCATTTCAG ATGGTTCTGTGGGTGAAGTTTCCCAAGTTGAAGCAGATGACTTGAAATTCCTCAAAACAAAATCCTTAGACGTGGAAGATAGAG ATGGCTTGAAAATCCTGGAATCAGCAGAGTTATTGGACAAGGATAAAGTTGGTAGCGATCCAGATTGTTCAAAGTTTAATATTGCTTCATCTCCAAATGGAGAGGTCAAAATTGCTTTTCTTTGCAACTCTTCCCAACAGTCTGCATTCCATGTTACAAGCGATGCAGTTTTACAAGTGGCAGAAAAGAGATTTATTGAAGCATATAGGATTGGTGAACCCAGCTTCTCTCTGAAAAAGCTGATGATAGAATTGTGCGAATGCTTTTTGGCAATGGGCAATGATTCCACTCATGATGAGCTTTCAGTGTCCAAGAATTTGCGGCCCTTTCAAAAATCTGGCGCAGATGACATCCTTCTCAGAAAAGATAACTTTCAAGGAAATCATTGCATTCTTTCGTGTATTCCAA GAGGATTACTGAAGGAGAAGTTTCTGGAAGAATGTATATCTGTGAATCAGGAACTAAAAGGGCATGATTGCTATGGGAATAAATGCAAGGCGGAATCTTCTAGAAACATAAAAAGATCAGTTGCAAGCAAGGGTCATCCGAggagaaaatttattaaagagTGCTGGTCTAAATGTGAGTGCAGTAAGAATTGTGGAAACCGTGTTGTTCAGCGAGGCATGACTGTGAATCTGCAG GTCTATTGGACACCTGAGGGGAAAGGTTGGGGTCTTCGGACTCTAGAGCACTTGCCAAGAGGAGCTTTTGTGTGTGAGTATGTTGGGGAAATTGTAACCGATGTAGAATTACAACAGCGATATATGCAAAGTGTGGGTATTGAGAAGCCTGTGTATCATGTTCTACTTGATGCCGGCTATGGCTCAGAGGGTGTGCGGAAGGATGAAGAGTCCCTTTGCTTGGATGCTACATATTATGGAAATGTTGCAAGATTCATTAATCACAG ATGTTCTGATGCTTCATTGATTGAGATCCCGGTTGAAGTGGAGACCCCAGATCGTAGCTACTATCAT GTTGCTCTTTTCACAACAAGAAAGGTGAATGCTAGGGAAGAACTGACATGG GACTATGGCATTGATTTTGAACACCACAATCGTTCCATGAGAGCTTTCCGATGCTTCTGTGGAAGCTCATATTGTCGTAACCCCAATTGA